A genomic segment from Cygnus atratus isolate AKBS03 ecotype Queensland, Australia chromosome 9, CAtr_DNAZoo_HiC_assembly, whole genome shotgun sequence encodes:
- the GPR171 gene encoding G-protein coupled receptor 171 isoform X2, whose amino-acid sequence MSNVSQCYIKTEMEPFTYFYYLIFLMGFLGSCFALWAFTQKGQKQKCMSIYLTNLLTADFLLTLALPVKIIVDLGVASWKLRIFHCQVTACFIYLNMYLSIIFLGFVSMDRCLQLMHSCKIYRIQEPGFAKMLSAVVWTMVLLITVPNMAIPIKTIEERPNAGCIDFKTKFGRDWHVFTNFVCTAIFLNFSAVILISNFLVVRQLYRNKYSESYANVKKALINILLVTAGYILCFVPYHIVRIPYTLSQNDAITNCSLKQRLFQAKESTLLFAVSNLCFDPILYYHLSNSFKLKVTETFIAPKETKAFTDEEPEHRNKQQVQTYGF is encoded by the coding sequence ATGTCAAACGTTTCACAATGCTATATCAAGACAGAAATGGAACCTTTTACCTATTTTTACTACTTAATTTTTCTAATGGGTTTTCTGGGGAGTTGTTTTGCACTATGGGCATTCACACAAAAAGGTCAAAAACAGAAGTGTATGAGCATCTACTTAACTAACCTCTTAACGGCAGACTTTCTGTTGACTTTGGCATTGCCAGTGAAGATAATTGTTGACCTAGGAGTTGCATCCTGGAAACTGAGAATATTCCACTGTCAAGTTACAGCCTGTTTCATCTACCTGAACATGTATTTATCAATTATATTCTTGGGATTTGTAAGCATGGACCGTTGCCTTCAGCTAATGCACAGTTGTAAGATCTACCGCATTCAAGAGCCTGGATTTGCCAAGATGTTGTCTGCAGTTGTATGGACAATGGTTCTCCTTATAACAGTGCCTAACATGGCTATTCCAATAAAAACCATTGAAGAAAGGCCTAATGCAGGGTGCattgatttcaaaacaaaatttggaaGAGACTGGCACGTGTTTACAAATTTTGTATGTACAGCAATATTCCTGAACTTTTCAGCTGTGATACTGATTTCCAATTTCCTTGTTGTTAGACAACtctacagaaacaaatacagtgaGAGTTACGCGAATGTGAAGAAGGCCCTGATCAACATATTGCTTGTAACAGCAGGCTACATACTGTGTTTTGTTCCATACCACATCGTTCGCATTCCCTACACTTTGAGCCAGAATGATGCCATAACCAACTGCTCTCTGAAGCAAAGACTCTTTCAAGCAAAAGAATCTACCTTGCTGTTTGCAGTATCAAACCTCTGTTTTGACCCTATTCTGTATTATCACCTTTCCAATTCATTCAAATTGAAAGTTACTGAGACTTTCATAGCACCCAAAGAGACAAAGGCTTTCACAGATGAAGAGCcagaacacagaaacaaacagcaggtGCAGACATACGGATTCTGA
- the GPR171 gene encoding G-protein coupled receptor 171 isoform X1 gives MQTEKATVTVFLTLQKPQKHTPNCGSPHPRSHRCACPAPPAAPFCHRSRHSTRSRPRAGELPPAAGVSPASDACARERKQQRHPWVVPRTLTSFWHLSSRFLISPDSKTNAHKKFTMSNVSQCYIKTEMEPFTYFYYLIFLMGFLGSCFALWAFTQKGQKQKCMSIYLTNLLTADFLLTLALPVKIIVDLGVASWKLRIFHCQVTACFIYLNMYLSIIFLGFVSMDRCLQLMHSCKIYRIQEPGFAKMLSAVVWTMVLLITVPNMAIPIKTIEERPNAGCIDFKTKFGRDWHVFTNFVCTAIFLNFSAVILISNFLVVRQLYRNKYSESYANVKKALINILLVTAGYILCFVPYHIVRIPYTLSQNDAITNCSLKQRLFQAKESTLLFAVSNLCFDPILYYHLSNSFKLKVTETFIAPKETKAFTDEEPEHRNKQQVQTYGF, from the exons ATGCAGACAGAGAAAGCAACTGTGACCGTCTTCCTTACACTCCAAAAGCCGCAAAAGCACACTCCGAACTGCGGCTCTCCGCACCCCCGGTCACACCGCTGCGCCTGCCCGGCTCCTCCCGCAGCACCCTTCTGCCACCGCTCTCGGCACAGCACCCGGTCACGGCCCCGGGccggggagctgccgcctgctGCCGGCGTGAGCCCAGCCTCCGACGCCTGCGCTAGAGAAAGGAAGCAACAAAGGCACCCTTGGGTTGTTCCACGAACACTTACGTCTTTCTGGCACCTCTCTTCTAG GTTCTTGATATCTCCTGACAGCAAAACCAACGCGCACAAGAAGTTTACCATGTCAAACGTTTCACAATGCTATATCAAGACAGAAATGGAACCTTTTACCTATTTTTACTACTTAATTTTTCTAATGGGTTTTCTGGGGAGTTGTTTTGCACTATGGGCATTCACACAAAAAGGTCAAAAACAGAAGTGTATGAGCATCTACTTAACTAACCTCTTAACGGCAGACTTTCTGTTGACTTTGGCATTGCCAGTGAAGATAATTGTTGACCTAGGAGTTGCATCCTGGAAACTGAGAATATTCCACTGTCAAGTTACAGCCTGTTTCATCTACCTGAACATGTATTTATCAATTATATTCTTGGGATTTGTAAGCATGGACCGTTGCCTTCAGCTAATGCACAGTTGTAAGATCTACCGCATTCAAGAGCCTGGATTTGCCAAGATGTTGTCTGCAGTTGTATGGACAATGGTTCTCCTTATAACAGTGCCTAACATGGCTATTCCAATAAAAACCATTGAAGAAAGGCCTAATGCAGGGTGCattgatttcaaaacaaaatttggaaGAGACTGGCACGTGTTTACAAATTTTGTATGTACAGCAATATTCCTGAACTTTTCAGCTGTGATACTGATTTCCAATTTCCTTGTTGTTAGACAACtctacagaaacaaatacagtgaGAGTTACGCGAATGTGAAGAAGGCCCTGATCAACATATTGCTTGTAACAGCAGGCTACATACTGTGTTTTGTTCCATACCACATCGTTCGCATTCCCTACACTTTGAGCCAGAATGATGCCATAACCAACTGCTCTCTGAAGCAAAGACTCTTTCAAGCAAAAGAATCTACCTTGCTGTTTGCAGTATCAAACCTCTGTTTTGACCCTATTCTGTATTATCACCTTTCCAATTCATTCAAATTGAAAGTTACTGAGACTTTCATAGCACCCAAAGAGACAAAGGCTTTCACAGATGAAGAGCcagaacacagaaacaaacagcaggtGCAGACATACGGATTCTGA
- the P2RY14 gene encoding P2Y purinoceptor 14, with product MFNSSTNSSGNNCSYDTVITKTVIPLVYCLIFIVGFLLNSVAAWIFLYVSSEKSFIVYLKNIVVADLLMSLTFPFKILADSEIAHPQLNMFVCRYSAVVFYTNMYIGITFFGLIGFDRYYKIVKPLFTSFVHTVNYSKVISIIIWLLFMFISLPNMILTTEVSKANYSRKCIGLKSELGRQWHKVSSYICTGIFWIVFLLLIIFYTSISKKIYSSYKKFRRNSDITKRKTSRNIFSIMFVFVICFVPYHFCRIPYTLSQTSSQFNCQSQTTLFYAKEFTLVLSAANVCLDPIIYFFLCLPFREKLYQKLHLKLKTSREVDISKSRRSNTLQESVNIL from the coding sequence ATGTTCAACTCCAGCACAAACTCCTCGGGAAACAACTGCAGTTACGACACTGTAATAACTAAGACAGTCATTCCCCTGGTCTACTGTTTAATTTTCATAGTAGGATTCCTGCTGAACAGTGTGGCAGCATGGATCTTCCTATACGTTTCTAGCGAGAAGAGCTTTATTGTCTATCTCAAAAACATTGTTGTTGCTGATCTCCTAATGAGCTTGACgtttcctttcaaaattctTGCTGATTCAGAAATTGCACATCCACAGCTCAACATGTTTGTGTGCAGATACTCTGCAGTTGTTTTTTATACAAACATGTATATTGGAATAACATTTTTTGGCCTCATAGGTTTTGACAGATACTATAAAATTGTAAAGCCTTTATTCACCTCCTTTGTTCACACGGTTAACTACAGTAAGGTTATCTCTATAATCATATGGTTATTGTTTATGTTTATATCCCTTCCAAATATGATTTTAACTACTGAAGTCTCTAAAGCAAATTATTCCAGAAAATGTATTGGTCTTAAAAGCGAGCTTGGCAGACAGTGGCACAAGGTGTCAAGTTACATTTGCACAGGGATTTTCtggattgtttttcttctactaaTCATTTTTTACACTTCaatatcaaaaaaaatatatagctcCTATAAAAAATTCAGAAGGAACTCAGACATTACCAAGAGAAAAACCAGTCGTAATATATTCAGTATCATGTTTGTATTTGTCATTTGCTTTGTGCCATATCACTTCTGCAGAATACCATACACTTTAAGTCAAACTAGCTCACAGTTCAACTGCCAGTCACAAACAACTCTGTTCTATGCAAAGGAGTTTACTCTTGTGTTGTCTGCTGCAAACGTGTGCCTTGAtcccattatttattttttcctctgcctacCTTTTAGAGAAAAGCTGTATCAAAAACTGCACCTGAAGCTGAAAACTTCACGTGAGGTTGACATTTCTAAATCTAGAAGATCAAATACACTTCAGGAAAGTGTGAATATTCTGTAA